GTTATTGAATCGCGATTAAATCTTTTGGGGCGTACCTTTACTGGTGAAACGCGTCCGAACGTTTCACGCAACTCAATAATTGACTTGAAACTTCCTGCTCTTATCAATTGTGCCCAATGGTTGAGGGAGGCACGAATATTCGGATGTCGCTCTGCAAATTTCACCAACTCATTTTCTCTAACAATTCGCATAAAACATCCGTATAGTATGTCTGTTGTATTCAAAGACTGTTTCAGTTTTTGAAAGGTTGGCAGAGAATCCGCAGACAGTCAGGTTATAATTATCTCATTAAATCTGTGCTATGAAACAGCGAATATTATACCACACGAAAACTTAAATCGTAAAAGAAATTGCCTTAATAGAATAGCACGCTCAAGTTGCTCCTATTCATCTTCGGAGAGTTTGCCGTTAACATTACTAACGGGATGACGACTGAAACTTGTTAAATAGTTTCCAATCTTATCTTGGATATCCCGCGCGGGGATAGCAGAACCGACGTAGTGGCTGATGAGGATACCGAATGCAAAGACCTCACCATCTGCCGTGGTCGTGTAGCCAGCAAGCGCAGAGACACCACTCAACGTCCCTGTTTTCGCACGTAATATCCTTTCAGCATATACGCCTTGCATCCGACTGCTTAAGGTGCCATCAACACCAGCAATCGGGAGCGATGCCACATACTCCGGCATCAACTCAAAATTCTGATACATATAGACGAGCAACTGCGTGAGCAATTCGGCGTTGAGGAGATTATAGCGAGAGAGTCCAGAACCATCAACAAACCGATGCGCTGATGGTTCACCCATGATTTCTTCTAAGAATTCATTGACAGCATCTCTCCCTTTTTGCCATGTGCCGGGTTCACCCATCACTTCAGCACCTATCGTTTTGAAAAGCAGTTCGGCGATCCAATTGTCGCTCGGTTTGTTCATTAATTTGATGATATCGGCGAGTGGCGGCGATAAGTGTTTGGCAACCGTACGCGCATCTAATGGCACTGTGCCGGGGACAACATCACCTGTCACCTCAATACCTTTCTCTATGAGTTCGTTTTTCAGTAGATAACCGCATGCAAGGGCTCTGCTCCTTGTAC
The nucleotide sequence above comes from Candidatus Poribacteria bacterium. Encoded proteins:
- a CDS encoding type II toxin-antitoxin system HigB family toxin produces the protein MRIVRENELVKFAERHPNIRASLNHWAQLIRAGSFKSIIELRETFGRVSPVKVRPKRFNRDSITLTVFNISGNDARLIAVVQYTKQVVIIDQVLTHDEYDTGNWRK
- the dacB gene encoding D-alanyl-D-alanine carboxypeptidase/D-alanyl-D-alanine-endopeptidase → MSKPKPIAPPLPTASIDPLETLHTDIDAVLQETLFTTASVGIKVVAVKTGEVVYEKNPYKLHHPASTTKLFTAATALAKLGSDYQFETTVYIDADADTQVVGDIYLKGRADPVLQPIDIMKLVDTLLETGLKSIQGDIVVDTTYLDTVREGPGWMWDDRQLRISALSIRQIEPEPGTRSRALACGYLLKNELIEKGIEVTGDVVPGTVPLDARTVAKHLSPPLADIIKLMNKPSDNWIAELLFKTIGAEVMGEPGTWQKGRDAVNEFLEEIMGEPSAHRFVDGSGLSRYNLLNAELLTQLLVYMYQNFELMPEYVASLPIAGVDGTLSSRMQGVYAERILRAKTGTLSGVSALAGYTTTADGEVFAFGILISHYVGSAIPARDIQDKIGNYLTSFSRHPVSNVNGKLSEDE